A single region of the Curtobacterium sp. MCBD17_035 genome encodes:
- a CDS encoding GNAT family N-acetyltransferase — protein sequence MELEKLWPLFGLELRTPRLVLRPVRDQDLPALAQAALDGIHNPDRMPFGFPWTDASPEELPRNLAMHQWSLRQVSPQNWTIQFAVILDDEVIGAQDLAAFNFVDRRTVNSGSWLTRRAQGNGVGTEMRAALLLFAFDTLGAEWAESSAAAWNTPSLSVSYKLGYKPNGVTQVSPRPGQPVDEQRVRLSRGAFKRPMWNLQTIGDQPVLAQLGITSS from the coding sequence ATGGAACTAGAGAAGCTGTGGCCGTTGTTCGGACTCGAACTCCGAACCCCACGGCTGGTGTTGCGTCCGGTCCGGGACCAGGACCTCCCTGCCCTGGCGCAGGCTGCTCTTGATGGCATCCACAACCCGGACCGCATGCCGTTTGGCTTCCCATGGACCGATGCGTCTCCGGAGGAGCTGCCGCGAAACCTCGCGATGCACCAGTGGAGCCTCCGACAGGTCTCCCCGCAGAACTGGACGATCCAATTCGCCGTCATTCTTGACGACGAGGTGATCGGGGCGCAGGACCTCGCCGCGTTCAACTTCGTGGACCGCCGGACTGTGAACTCCGGTTCCTGGCTGACGCGACGCGCCCAAGGCAACGGCGTCGGCACCGAGATGCGCGCCGCCCTGCTGCTGTTCGCCTTCGACACGCTCGGTGCCGAATGGGCAGAGTCAAGTGCTGCGGCCTGGAACACCCCGTCGCTGTCCGTCTCCTACAAGCTCGGTTACAAGCCGAACGGTGTCACGCAGGTATCGCCCCGGCCCGGGCAACCGGTCGACGAGCAGCGCGTGCGACTCTCCCGCGGTGCGTTCAAGCGCCCGATGTGGAACCTGCAGACCATCGGCGACCAACCCGTTCTCGCACAGCTCGGCATCACTTCTTCGTAG
- a CDS encoding ParA family protein: MDREASASVLFGGAAPATPAATPGKATKGFRGALASIGLPIKPSAAETAELSAVAEAEARRAQNETIIRQATWTRAVSILVNNPKGGTGKTPTSLLLGGIIASIRGGSTAIVEFSDDPGALNYRAEGSPRLGLGELVRDVAGIKTAGQLHGYTAPQTSFASVIASTGRRERLTGEAVVAVSNVIDEFYGIRVMDTGNQPTSSAFRGAVSVADVLVIPVLNAGDSVLEAIQLLDELRDAGGQPAELAARAIAVRLTDGRPESETVREEVARLLRDAGVRSLHEIPYDEHIAARGQLTLTSLDPATRDAFAAATAAVIRTLQEAVTPASTTIRKA; this comes from the coding sequence GTGGATCGCGAGGCGTCCGCGTCCGTGCTGTTCGGCGGCGCAGCACCGGCCACGCCAGCTGCGACGCCCGGGAAGGCCACGAAGGGCTTCCGGGGGGCGCTGGCGAGCATCGGCCTGCCGATCAAGCCCAGCGCGGCCGAGACGGCCGAACTGTCTGCGGTGGCCGAGGCGGAGGCCCGTCGCGCTCAGAACGAGACCATCATTCGTCAGGCGACGTGGACACGTGCGGTGTCGATCCTGGTCAACAACCCGAAGGGCGGCACGGGTAAGACTCCGACGTCGCTGCTCCTCGGTGGCATCATCGCGTCGATCCGTGGGGGCTCGACGGCGATCGTGGAGTTCTCCGACGACCCGGGCGCACTCAACTACCGCGCCGAGGGGAGCCCGCGGCTCGGGCTCGGTGAGCTGGTCCGCGACGTCGCCGGCATCAAGACGGCCGGGCAGCTCCACGGCTACACCGCCCCGCAGACCTCGTTCGCGAGTGTCATCGCCTCGACCGGTCGTCGCGAGCGGCTGACGGGTGAGGCCGTCGTGGCCGTGTCGAACGTGATCGACGAGTTCTACGGCATCCGCGTCATGGACACCGGCAACCAGCCGACGTCCTCCGCGTTCCGCGGTGCGGTGTCGGTGGCCGACGTCCTGGTGATCCCGGTCCTGAACGCGGGCGACTCGGTACTCGAGGCGATCCAGCTCCTCGACGAGCTGCGCGACGCGGGCGGCCAGCCCGCCGAGCTAGCCGCCCGTGCGATCGCCGTGCGGCTCACGGACGGACGCCCCGAGAGCGAGACGGTGCGCGAGGAGGTCGCGCGGCTGCTGCGCGACGCGGGGGTGCGGTCGCTGCACGAGATTCCTTACGACGAGCACATCGCCGCGCGCGGGCAGCTCACCCTTACATCCCTGGACCCCGCGACTCGGGACGCGTTCGCGGCCGCGACCGCCGCCGTAATCCGCACCTTGCAGGAGGCGGTCACCCCTGCATCCACCACCATCCGGAAGGCCTAA
- a CDS encoding ImmA/IrrE family metallo-endopeptidase yields the protein MTIADDVQTTTRATLDRLNLSTVERALDGLVGRVEAIYGKPISIKPLPEDQHLRATGLWVDFPDRGVVLYRENDPKPYQRFSILHELGHIVAGHTGCDLLPDEAVGPIASARTVRARVPRTDAPTDSISTQAFEELVAEETAYEFLRWLISRPTNPAEDAFA from the coding sequence ATGACCATCGCCGACGATGTCCAAACCACCACCAGGGCGACCCTTGACCGCCTTAACCTCTCCACCGTCGAACGCGCCCTCGATGGTCTCGTGGGCCGAGTCGAGGCGATCTACGGCAAGCCGATCAGCATCAAGCCGCTCCCAGAAGATCAGCACCTTCGCGCAACGGGTCTCTGGGTCGACTTCCCGGACCGCGGCGTCGTGCTCTACCGAGAAAACGACCCCAAGCCGTATCAGCGTTTCTCCATCCTCCACGAGCTCGGTCACATCGTCGCTGGCCACACCGGCTGTGACCTCCTCCCGGACGAAGCCGTCGGACCTATCGCCAGCGCACGTACGGTCCGTGCCCGCGTTCCCCGCACCGACGCCCCAACCGACTCCATCAGCACGCAAGCGTTCGAGGAACTCGTGGCCGAGGAAACTGCATATGAGTTCCTCCGCTGGCTAATCAGCCGCCCGACAAACCCCGCTGAGGACGCCTTCGCTTGA
- a CDS encoding ParA family protein, protein MLKTTLVANIGGLLASSGYRVLLVDLDPQGNLAEDLGYTGDDRDDEGRALAQALMFGGVAAPVSNVRPNLDVLVGGPALDQATAGLAARANRDPDGAKLALASVLVPLAGNYDMIIVDCPPGDEMLQTAAVAAARWALVPVKTDKSSRKGLTAVAARLDAVLNINPSLDLLGVVLTAVGTGAKSVQRTARNEIAALFNSDHDVVFEATVRHSEATAQATRERGLLAQELDEQVQSAPKWYEVRRGTAVAQAHAPRTASSVADDLYAVATSIVERISAAEREDQPA, encoded by the coding sequence GTGCTGAAGACGACCCTTGTCGCGAACATCGGTGGTTTGCTGGCCAGCAGCGGCTATCGAGTTCTGTTGGTGGATCTGGATCCTCAGGGGAATCTCGCTGAAGATCTTGGCTATACGGGGGATGACCGAGACGATGAGGGCCGTGCGCTTGCCCAGGCCCTCATGTTCGGGGGAGTGGCTGCACCTGTCAGCAACGTGAGACCAAACCTAGACGTGCTTGTGGGCGGACCTGCCCTTGATCAGGCGACTGCGGGGCTCGCTGCTCGGGCCAACCGTGATCCCGATGGCGCCAAGCTCGCACTCGCATCGGTTCTGGTGCCTCTGGCCGGCAACTACGACATGATCATCGTTGATTGCCCGCCGGGAGATGAGATGTTGCAGACAGCGGCCGTGGCCGCCGCTCGTTGGGCTCTCGTCCCGGTCAAGACGGACAAGTCCAGTAGGAAGGGCCTCACCGCGGTTGCGGCTCGGTTGGATGCCGTACTTAACATCAACCCGAGCCTGGACCTCCTTGGTGTCGTGTTGACCGCGGTCGGGACCGGGGCGAAGAGCGTCCAGCGGACAGCTCGGAACGAGATCGCGGCCTTGTTCAACTCCGACCATGATGTGGTGTTCGAGGCGACGGTTCGGCACTCGGAAGCAACTGCGCAAGCCACTCGGGAACGGGGCCTCCTCGCGCAAGAGCTTGATGAACAGGTCCAAAGCGCGCCGAAGTGGTACGAGGTGCGGCGAGGGACGGCGGTGGCGCAGGCCCATGCACCCCGGACGGCGTCGTCGGTAGCCGATGATCTATATGCGGTCGCTACCAGCATCGTCGAACGCATCAGCGCGGCGGAGCGAGAGGACCAGCCCGCGTGA